GGTTGTAGCGGCCGCCCCCTTCCAGGACCTTTTCTAGCCCTGCGGCCAGGGCCATGATGGTCTTGCCGGTGCCGGCCCTGCCCACCAGGGTTACCACCTGGACATTGTCATCCAACAGCAAATCCAGGGCGAATTTTTGCTCCTTGTTCAGAGCCTTAATGCCGTAAACCGCTTTGCCGTCATGCGACAGTTTATGGAGCCGGCGGTTGCAATACCGGGCCAAGGCGGACTTGGAGGAAGATTCGCTCAACTTCAGGATACAGAACTGATGGGGGTGGAGTTCGGCCTGGTCATAATCCAGGGAGCCCTCCTGATAGAAACGGTCGATATCCGCGGGAGCCAGATATAATTCCCTGACCCCGCTGTATAATTGATGATAATCCACCTTGTCGCTGTAAAAATCTTCGCAGGTTACCCCCAAGACATCGGCTTTGATGCGCAGATTTAAATCTTTGGTCACCAAGATGACCGGGTTGTCGCCATTCTTGCCGAGAGAATAGGCCAAGGCCAGAATCCTATTGTCCACGCTGGTTAAATCAATGCCATTCAGTGGATTGTGGGAGTTATGACCGTTGATCTCAATGCGCAGCGACCCGCCATTGATGAGCTCCACGCCTTCTGACAAGCGTCCCAGTAACCTTAATTCATCTAATTTTCGAGATACTTCTCGGGCGTTTCTACCGACTTCATCACTTCTTCGTTTAATACGATCCAACTCTTCTACTACTGAAAGGGTCAACACTATAGCATTATCTTCAAAAGAGAATAATGAATCAGGGTCGTGCAGCAACACGTTGGTGTCTAAGATATAAGTCTTTCTCATGGGCGTTTATCCTCTTATTGAACGTCAGGTTAGTTATAGATAACCCAAAGCCAAACCAAAAAAGACATTTACCTAATAAAAACGCAAGGATGCATTATACCGCCTGATACTCACTAGTATGCCACAAACTTCCGCTTTTGCAAAGCGATTTTCCTTGGAGAAGATATCCGATGCTCGGATGGAATGGTGGGCTTTTGTTAAAACTAACTAAATATTAACAAATACGACATTGGCCTATAATATTGTTTTTCTACATAAATCAATAAAGGGTTTATCTTGACGTTGGTAGTGAAGAGTGCCGGGTGAGCTTCGAACTGGGATGATTTGTAGGAGGCTTAAGATGTGGTACATTATCTTTTTTACCCTGGGGGCAGTGGTGGGAAGTCTCGCAACCTTCCTGAGGTACGAGACCAAATGCCGGGATTGTGGCGTACGGGAAAACTGCGAAGAATTCCCTTAACATGGTCTTATCTTATTGTAATTTTTAAATCTATTTTACGAAAAACGAAAGACGGTATAAGGCAAACTCCTCCGCCCAGGCATGAAAATCCTTTTGCCTGACGTGCAAACCCAAAAACCCCGGGCCGGGAGTTAACCGGCGGTCTTGGCTTTGGTGGCCGCGTCTGCGGCGTCCACCGTGGCCGCCCGTTCAGCCTTGACTTCGGCCATCAGGTCACAAACCTGCTCACCAGCCTCCGCGGCAAACTCCTTGATGGTATCGGCCAGTACCAGGTAGCCCTTGATCAAGGTCTTGGCCAGGGGGCGAGAGACGGCTGCTACTGCCGGCAGGACAATGGGCGCCGCCATGGCTACCCCCAAGACCACCAGAATGCTGGGCACTGCACCTTTCAAACCGTCATCCATAAGAGCCATGGGTGGCCTCCTTTAATCTTTAAGCATCTCATGCAAACCTAATGAAAAACTAACGAAAAATCAACCGCAGCCTCAACGTTATCTAACCGATATATATCTATAATCGACTTATGAATTATCATGATCAGATTTACCAGGCCTTTTGGCAAGGGATGGTCCGCCTGGTGATCTTGCACCAGGCCTCCCAAGGTCCGATTTATGGCGGCAAGTTAAGCAAATTCCTCCGGGAGCAGGGCTATGCCATTAGCCCCGGCAGCCTCTATCCCCTCCTGCACCTGCTGGAAAAGGCGAGCTTTTTGACCTCCCGCCTCAAAGTTTACCGGGGCCGGGTGCGAAAGTATTATGAGATTACCCTTGAGGGTCGAGCCTGTCTGGATCTGGTGCGCCGGGAAGTAAGGGACCTGGCCAAAGAAGTTATCCTGGGGGAAGATACCACCCCGCATTCGCCTCCTGTGCCGTCCCTTCCCAAGACAGAAGATGCCGATTAGCCTGTAATAAGCAAGGGTGGCTGGCGTCGTTTCCCACGCCGATCTTTAAAAAGTGCTCTTTTTTCCTCTCCCAATCGAGGGGAGCGGTTTGGGGTGGAATTAAATAAGCCGAACAAATTCCCCCGGCCCTCCCAATTTCAAGATAAAATAATGCAATGTTTATTCTCGGGTTTAACCGATAGAGCAAATATCAACCCTACGTCGAACCAGCCCCGGCTGCTCTTGAGGAATTGGCTATGTATTTAAAAGAATATCAGCGCAAACTCACCACCCCGGAGCAGGCGATGGAGCCCGTCCCTAACGCGGCCACCATCGTCCACGGCATGGCCAGCGGCGAACCCCCGGCGCTGCTCGCGGCCCTGGCCCAGCGGGTGCGGCAGGGGGGCCTTCGGGACCTCAAGGTCTACTCGCTGCTGCCCATGAAGAACGCCGGCACCACCATTTTATCCCCGGATTTGGCGGGCCTGATTCAGCCCCATTGTTGGTTCGTCAGCGGCGCGGACCGGGACCAGGTGAGAGCCGGCACTCATGTCTTCGTGCCTAACCAGTTCCATCAAATCCCGCGGCTGATCCGGGATTTCATGCACGTAGACGTCACGGTCACTACCGTCTCCCCCATGGATAAAGCCGGGTTTTTCAGCTTCGGGACCGTCAACGATTACATCACCACCGCGGCCCTCCATTGCAAGCGGCTCGTCGTGGAGGTCAATCGCCATATGCCCCGGGTCTTTGGAGAATCCCTGCTCCACGTTTCCGAGGTAGACGCCATCGTGGAATATGACACCCCCCTGGTTGAACTTATTCCTAACCCGCCCAAGCCCGAAGCCGAGATCATCGGGCGCCACATTGCCGAAATGGTGCCGGACGGCGCCACTATTCAACTGGGCTTGGGGGGCATTCCCAATGCAGTCTGCCATTACCTGGAGGGGCATAAGGATCTGGGAATTCACTCCGAGTTGATGTGCCCGGGGATGGTCCACCTGATCAAAAAAGGGGTGATCACCGGGCGCAAAAAAAATCTGCATAACCGCAAGCACGTCTTTACCAACGCCATAGGCGACCGGGAGATGTACGAATTCATGAATGACAACCCCAGCATGGAGAGCTACCCCGTTTCCCACACCAACAACCCCCGAGTCATTGCAGCCAACAACAACATGATATCCATCAACTCAACCATTGAAGTGGATTTATTGGGGCAGTGCAACTCGGAGTATATGGGAGGGTTTGAATTCAGCGGCACCGGGGGCCAGTTGGATTACGTACGGGGAGCCTTTGATTCCAAGGGGGGGAAATCCATCATCGCCTTTTATTCCACGGCCCACAACGGCGAGGTCTCCCGGGTGGTGCCTCGCTTCGCCCCGGGCACGGTGGTCACTACACCCCGCATGGACACCCATTACCTGGTCACCGAATATGGCGCGGTCAACTTGATGGGCAAGTCCACCTGCGAGCGAGCCCTGGAGATCGTCAAGCTGGCCCATCCCAAATTTAGGGACAGCCTGATGGAGGAAGCCAGGAAGATGTGTTTGGCATAAGCCGCGGCGCTACGACTTACACCAGATGGTTCAGAATAGCCGGCTTTAACCGCTTCACTTATAAGGCCACAGGAACAGCCCGGTGGGGTCATCCATCTGGCGCACCAGCGGCGTGGCCGACTTATATTCCTGGATGGCAAACTCGCAGGCGAAGGCCAGGGTGCCTTCGGCAAGATGCCCCCCGAGGGCCAAGCCGTCATGGTCGGACAGGGTGACGTGGGCATGGACCATAGGCTTGCCGTCTTTTAGCGAAATGTTGCCGGTAAGAGACAAAATTTCTAAAGGACGAGCCAAATCCAGGAAGTAATATTTGCGCTCCGTCTGGTTGTAATAGCCCACCCGAGCTTTAGTGACCGCGCCGATGGCCTGGACTTCTCCCAGGGTGATGCCGTGCTCCCGGGCGCAATTCTCCAAAGCCGCCAGCAAGTCCTCGCCTTTGGCCAGCCGCCCGATGATCTTGCGGCCAGGGGTTACGGTGATGTTCATGGTGCTTCCTCCTTGAGTTAAGGACATGCCTTTAAGGACACCACGTGGATAATCGTCTGATCCTCTCCGCAAAAGCCAGACCTGGCGCAGCAGCCTTCCTTACATAATAAGAGGCTGAAGCTTTGGGGTAAATAGCCCCTAAAAAATGGCGGGGTAACCCCGCCATTTTTTCAGTCTTAAGGTTACTTACGGCAGCATGAACTTGAACCAGTAGGCCTGGAGCAGGGTGATGACGGAGATGACCAGGACCATGGCGATGCTGTGCTTCAAGGTAAACCGAAAGATGGTGCCTTCCTCCCCCACCAGGCCCGTAGCGGCGGTAGCCACGGAGATGCTCTGGGGCGAAATCATCTTGCCGGTCACGCCCCCGCTGGAGTTGGCTGCCACCATGAGATTGGGGTCCACCCCGATTTGTTGCGCCGTGGTCTTTTGCAGGGAGCCGAACAGGGCGTTGGAGGAGGTGTCGGAGCCGGTGAGAAACACCCCCAACCAGCCCAGGATCGGCGAGAAGAGGGGGAACAACACCCCGGTGGCAGTGAAGGCCAGGCCCAGGGTTGAACTCATGGCGGAGTAGTTCATGATATAGGCCAACCCGAGGATCATGGAAATGGTCAAGATGGCCCACTTCAAGGTTTTGATGGTCCGGCCCAGGCAGGCAAAGGCCTTGCCGAATCCGTAGTTGGGAAGGACCAGGATCGACAGCAGTCCGGCGATAAAGATGGCGGTGCCCGCCGCAGTGCCGATATTCACATTGAAGACCGCGGGGTAGGGCACATCCTTGGCCACGATGGGCGCGGTCTTGATCACCAGCTTGTGCAGCAGTGGCCAGTCGAACGTAGTGCCGAAAGGCTTCAGGAAAACCTTGATCGAATCCAATCCCCACAGGAACACCATAATAGCCAGGATACCGTAAGGCACCCAGGCACGGATCACTTCACCCGTGGAAAAGCGACAGGTTATCTGTTCCGTGGGGGCCACCCCGGAGAACCGCCAGATGGTGGGCGGCTTCCAAAACCGGAGGAAGAGACCCAAGCCGGCGATGGTGACGATGGCCGAGATAATGTCAGGCAGATAAGGGCCGACGAAATTGGAGACCACGAATTGAGAAACCGCGAAGCACAAACCGGTGACGATAATGGCCGGCAAAACCTCCATGGCGGATTTCCACCCGCTCATGGTCACCACCAGCCACAGGGGCACGATCACGGATAAAAGGGGCAACTGACGCCCGACGATCTTGCTGATATGCATCATGTCAAGGCCGGTAACCCCCGCGGCCACCACGATGGGGATGCCGATGGCGCCGAAGGCCACCGGTGCGGTGTTGGCGATCAGGCAGACACCGGCAGCGTACACAGGTTGAAATCCAAGACCCACCAGCATGGCCGCGGTGATGGCCACCGGGGTGCCGAAACCCGCGGTTCCTTCGATGAAGGAGCCGAACGCGAAGGCGATGAACAAGGCCTGCAAACGACGGTCATCGGTGATGCAGGCCAGGGAATTTTTGATGATCTCAAACTCCCCGGACTCCACCGACATGTTGTACACCCAGATGGCCGTAATGACGATCCAGACGATGGGGAAAAGGCCGAACAACATACCGTTAAGGGTGGCCATGACTGCGAGTTGCACGGGCATGCCCCAGATAATGATGGCCAGCAAGATGGCCGCCGAAGTGCCGAAAAAGGCGGCATGGTGTCCTTTGGACCGCCTGATCCCCAGCATGTAAAGGAGAATGAAGAGAGGGATGGCGGCCACCAACGCCGAGATGCCCAGGTTACCCAGGGGGTTGTAATTTTGCAGCCAGGTCATTAGGTTACCCTCCGATAGAGAAATGCTTTAAATAATATTAAAAGATGAACCCGGCTCGGGGCCGGCTCTCATCCCACCTTCCTCAATCCTGCGCAGCCTCTTGGGCCTCCGCGACGACTTCGGCGATGTGCTTGACCTTGACCGGGCTTTTGCGCTTGTCCATGCCACCCTTGAGTTGCAGCACGCAGCCGGGGCAGTCGGTGACCAATAAATCCGCACCGGTTTCCTCCACCGCGTCCAGTTTCTTCTTGAGCAACTCGGCGGAGAGCTCCGGGAAATCCATGGAAAAGGTCCCACCCATGCCGCAGCAGGTGTCTTCGTCCCTGGCAGGCAGGTATTCCAGGCCGGCGATGGCCAGCAAATCCCGGGGCTCCTGCACCACGCCCATCCCCCGGCAGAGGTGGCAGGGGGAGTGGTAGGCCACTTTCTTTTTGCCGCCCCTGAAGCGCTTAGGCGTAACTTTGAGGACCTGGGTCAGAAACGAGCTGAAGTCGATGAGCTTGCTCACAAGCTGGTCGGCTTTTACGGCCGCAGGCGTACCGGCCAGCAGCTTGGGGTAGGCTTCTTTGATGTGGGAGCCGCAGGAGGCGCATAGGGTCAGGATGTAATCGTAATCCGCCGGGTCCAAGGCCGCGAGGTTCTGGAGAGCCACTTCCTTGGCCACGTCTTTTTCCGCCATCATCTTGGCGGGCAAGCCGCAGCAGGTCTGCTCCATGGGATACTCAACCTGCACCCCCTGGTCCTTCAAGGCCTTGAGCAGGGCAATCCCCTGTTCGGGGTAAACAAAGTCCACCAGACAGCCGCCAAACAGGGCCACCCGGTAACGGGGGTTGTCCACCTTCTGATAAAGCTTAGGCCACAGGTCCCGGAAGGGGGTGCGGGCGATGACCGGCAGGCTTCGGAAGTCGTGCTCTTTGCCGAAAAAGAAGGGCAGGTGCCGGATGAACCCATCCCCCCGGGCCAGGGGCTTCTGGGCCAGAGAGGCCCGGCGCAGGATAAAATGGAAGAGTTTGCGATCCTTCAGGACCCGGCGCAGCAGTTTATTTTTCAGAGGCAGCTTCTCTTCGCCTTGCAAAACCTGGCAATAGGTTTCCTTGATAAGATGGGGAAGATCGATGCCCGCAGGGCATATCGCTTTACAGGCCTGGCAGTTGAGACAGTTCTGTACGATGGCCCGGTCGTTTTTGCGGCCATGGTAAAAATAGGTGAGGATCAGGCCGATGGCGCCGATATAGACGTGGCCGTAGTTGTGGCCACCCACCAGGCTGTAAATCGGGCAGACGTTGGCGCAGGAGCCGCAGCGCACGCATCGCAGGGCCTGGGAAAAAATGGGGTCCCGGGAGATGGCCAGGCGGCCGTTGTCCAGAAAGACGACGTGCATCTCCTTCTGGCCGCCGGTCGCGGTCCGGCACTCGTTGGCCCCGGTGATCCAGGAGACGTAAGACGTGATAATCTGGCCGGTAGCCCGAGGCGGCAAGATCTTGAGAATCCGCAGGGCGGAATGCAGATCTGGCACCAGCTTGTCCACCCCCACCAGGGCCACGTGGACCCGGGGCAGGGTGGTGGTCAGGCGAGCGTTGCCTTCGTTGCTGATGATGCCCAAGCTGCCGGTCGCGGCGATGGCGAAATTGGCCCCGGAAATCCCCATATCCGCGGTCAGGAAGGCCTTGCGCAACTCCTTGCGGGCCACCTTCACCAGATTGCCGATGTCGGGTTCCTGAGGTTCACCCGTAACTTTGCTGAATAAATCCGCCACCTCCTGCCGGGACAGGTGGATGGCCGGCATGACCATGTGGGACGGCCCTTCGTGGCGTAGCTGGATGATCCACTCCCCCAGGTCCGTTTCCACCACCTCGTAGCCATCTTTTTCCAGATGGTCGTTCAGAAAGGTCTCTTCTGCGGTCATGGACTTGGATTTGACGATCTTCTTGACCTGGTTATCCCGGGCGATGGCGGCGATGATCTCGTTGGCCTCCCTGGCGGTGGCGGCCAGATGGACCTTCACCCCGGCGGCTTCAGCCTTGGCCTTGAAGGCCTGGTAAAGCTCTTCCAGGTGGGGCAGGGCCTCGTCCTTACCTTTAGCGATCTCCCGGCGCAAGCCCTCCACGTCCACTCCCTGAAAGATGCGGCCCTGGGCTTCTTTGTAAGCCGAGGCAAAGGTGCCCATGGCGGAGCGCAGAAATTTGTTATCCAGGGCCTTCTTCAGACGCTTTTTGTATTCCTTAAGGTTTTGGGCCGTGTCGATCATGATTCCTGGTCCTTTAAAATGAGTACGTGTAATTCCTGAGGGCCGTGGACGCCGATGGTGAGGACCCGTTCGATGTCGGCGGTGCGGGAGGCCCCGGTTATGAAGGCCACGTAACTGGGGGGGGACGCCATCAAACGGACCAGGTCCGCTTCCAAGGCCTCGGAATCAGGCCTAAGGCGAGACAAGGGTAAGACCGCAATATGGATTTCCGCCAGCATGGTGGCCAGACGCAGGTCTTCGGAGCCGGAGTCCAACACCAGGGTGCCGGTGGCGGCGATGCCCCAGTCGGCCAGGGTGAGGGCCGTGTGCAGGTTGGCGGCGTGTTCTCGCAGGTTATCCATAACCAGATTCACTCCGGCCTGGGAGCAAGCTTTTTCCAGGTCTGCCCGGTCTTGGCCGTCCCAACCGAAGGCCGCCATGGATTTGCCCCCTTGTTTTGTGGTAAGATCCGCGGCATAATCGAAGGCCGCGGTCACATCGGTGATCTCGGAGATCACTACCTGGACGGCCGCGGCCTTTTCCTTGAAGAGGTTCAGGTCAGTCTGTGGCCCCATAGTTAAGCGCCTCTATTTGTGGGTGGAAGTTTGGCGGTGGCCGGAGGGGGTCACCTGTTTTATGGTCTTACCAGCATGAAATAAGCGCTAAACTAAGAGGTTTGGTCATTGGTCAGACCACTTGACAATATGGTATGAAACCATAAAATAGTTGTCAAGGGAAAAAATTGCCGGGGCGCAATTTTTAGGTTCAAAGGAGGAGCATGGCGGCGTTACTTAAGCCCATCAAGGTGAAGCGGGTTTCGGACCAGGCCTATGAGCAGATCCGGGACCTCATATTTCGGGGTCAACTCAAACCCGGGGAGCAAATCATGCCCGAACGGGAACTGGCCCAGGCCCTGGGGGTGAGCCGCCCCACGGTGCGGGAAGCCATCAAGCAGCTCGTCACCATGGGACTCCTGGAACATCGCCAGGGACAAGGCACTTACGTGCGCTCCATTCAAGATCAGCGGGGACTTAATCCGTTAGCCGCCATGATCGAAGGTCACAGCCCCACCCTGGAGGAACTCCTGGAGGTGAGGATGGGACTGGAAGGCCAGGCAGTAACTCTGGCGGCCCAGCGGGCCACTCCAGAAGACCTCCAGGTATTGGAGAAGGCTCTGGCCCACATGCTGGAGGAAAACCGGGCCGGGCGCCTGGGTATCGAAGAAGACGTGTCCTTCCACATGGCCATCGCCTTTGCCACCAAGAATACGGTGCAGGTCCACATCATGAAGACGTTTTACGACCTGCTGCATTACGGCATCAAAGAGAACCTCTCCTATCTCTATGAGGACCCCGCCAATCTGATTATTATCGGGCAGCAACATACCGAGATCTTCCAGGGCATTAAGGCTCACGATCCCGAGGCGGCCTACGCCGCCATGAAACGGCATATCACCTTTGTCCTAGACTTCTTCCAGGAACGGCAGAGCCAAACCCCCCTGCCGGAAAGCGCCGCATTGGGACGCAAATCGAATTGACGCACTGCTTCCCGTACCGCTAGAGATCAGACCACCTGGCCAGAAAATGATTATTCTCGAATATTAAATTGGTCTTACCAATTGACATTGGCGCTGGGAGAGAATATCATTTACACAAGTAATAGCCCTACCCTCCCCCACAAGGAGACCGATATGGTCAGTGATAGCCTGGTAAAAGAATTTCAGCGGCTCCTGGGAAAGGACCAGGTCTTTCTCCAGGAAACCGACCGCCTTACCTATGCCTATGACGCCGCGGTGTTGGAACCCGTCCTGCCGGCCCTGGTGGTCAGGCCCAAGTCCACCGAGCTTTTGGGACAGGTGGTGCAGGTGTGCAACGACAACGGCCTGCCGTTGACCGTGCGGGGCGCCGGAACGAATCTGAGCGGCGGCACCATCCCCCTCCCCGGGGGCGTGGTGGTGCTCACCAATGCCCTCAACCAGATTCTGGAGATCAACGCCGAAGACCTCTATGCCGTGGTCCAGCCCGGGGTCATCACCGCCAAGCTGGCCCAGGCCGTGGAAGCCAAGGGCCTGTTTTACCCCCCCGATCCCGGCAGTATGGCCGTTTCCACCCTGGGCGGCAATGTGGCGGAAAATGCCGGAGGCTTGCGCGGGCTCAAATACGGGGTCACCCTGGATTACATCATGGGCCTCAATTTCTTCTCCGCCGCAGGCGACGTGGTGAAGACCGGCTCCCGCACCGTCAAATGCGTCACCGGTTATAATCTCACCGGCCTGTTGGTGGGCTCCGAGGGCACCCTGGGGGTCATCTCCGAGATTATCCTCAAGCTCATTCCCCTGCCCCAAGCCCGGAAGGCCATGCTGGCCACCTTCGAGGACGTCGCCCAGGCCTCCGAGACCGTGGCCGCCATCATCGCCAACCGCATCGTCCCGGCCACCCTGGAATTCCTGGATAACTTCACCATCCGCGCCGTAGAGGATTACAGCCACGCCGGGCTGCCGGTTGAGGCCGCGGCCCTGTTGCTTATCGAGGTGGACGGCCATCCCGCGGTGGTGGCGGAAGAGGCCGAGAAGGTGGAGGCCATCTGCCGGAGCCACGGCGCCACCGCAGTGCACGCCGCCAAAGACGACGCCGAGCGGGACCGGGTCTGGAGCGCCCGGCGCGCGGCGCTTTCGGCCCTGGCCAAGCTAAAACCCACCGTGGTCTTAGAGGACGCCACCGTGCCGCGCAGCAAAATCCCGGCCATGATTCGGGCCATCGTTGAGATCAGCCAGCGCTTTGACCTGCCCATCGGCACCTTCGGCCACGCCGGGGACGGCAATCTCCATCCCACCATCCTGACAGACCGCAGGAACGTCTCCGAGTGGCATCGGGTGGAGGCCGCGGTGGACGCCATTTTCGAGGCGGCCCTGGGGTTTGGGGGGACGCTCTCCGGAGAACACGGCATCGGCCTGGCCAAATCCCGGTTCATGGAAAAAGAAGTGGGCCGCGGCACCATTCTCTACTCCAAGCGCATCAAGGCGGCCCTGGACCCCAAGAACATCCTCAACCCCGGGAAGAGCATAGGAGAATAAAAGAAGCTGTCAGCTTTCAGCTATCAGCAGTCAGCTAAAAAAACGAAATTATCCCCATCGCCAAGGATTTTTCCAGCTGACGGCTGATCGCTCATGAGGAGAATAATATGTCCAGCATCAAAGAGCTGGCCCGGCTCATGAAGGAATTGGAAGCCCAACTGGTTTCGTGCATGCGCTGCGGCCTGTGCCAGGCGGTGTGCCCGCTGTTCGCCGAAACCGGACGGGAGGCCGATGTGGCCCGGGGCAAGCTGGCTCTCCTGGACGGCCTGGCCCAAGAAATCCTCAAGAATCCCCAGGGGGTCCAGGATCATCTGAACCGCTGCCTGTTGTGCGGCTCTTGTGCCGCCAACTGCCCCAGCGGCGTCAAAGTCCTGGATATTTTTATCAAGGCCCGGGCCATCCTGGCCGGCTATTTGGGGTTGTCTCCCGTGAAGAAAGCCATCTTCCGGGGTTTATTGAGCAAGCCGGACTGGTTCAACCGCATCCTGGCCTGGGGCGCCAAGTTCCAGGGAATTTTTGTCAAGCCGGTGGATGACTTACTGGGCTCATCATGCGCCCGTTTCATGTCGCCGCTCCTGGCCGACCGGCACTTTAAAGCCCTGGCCCCCGTGCCCTGGCACCGGCAGATCCCCCGGCGGGACACCGCGCCCGGGGCCTCAGGCCTCAAGGTAGCCTTCTTTGTGGGCTGCCTCATCGACAAAATCTTTCCTCAGGTGGGGGAGGCAACGCTCACCGTATTGGAGCACCACGGCGTGGGTGTCTATCTGCCGGCCAGCCAGGGATGCTGCGGCATTCCGGCCCTGTCCAGCGGCGACACTCAAACCTTCCAGGAACTGGTCCGCCTCAACCTGGAACTCCTGGATGATCCAGCCGTGCCTTGCGACTATCTGGTCACGGCCTGCGCCACCTGCAGCTCCACCATTAAAAAACTCTGGCCGCTCATGATGCAGGACGCGAGCCTAGCAGAGCAGAAAAAGGTCGCCGACCTGGCGGCCCGCACCCTGGATATCAGCCAGTTTCTGGTGGATAAAGTGGGGGTGACGCCCGCGGCGCCAGGCTCGGAGGACGGCAAGATCGCCATCACTTATCACGATCCCTGCCACCTGAAAAAATCCCTGGGGGTGGCGGCCCAGCCCCGAGTGCTGCTCCAGGCCAACCCCGGATATGTCCTGAAAGAGATGTCCGAATCCGATTGGTGTTGCGGCTGCGGCGGCAGCTTCAATCTCCAGCACTATGAGACCTCGGCGGCCATCGGCACACGTAAACGGGACAACATCGTTAAATCCCATAGCCGGGTGGTGGCCACGGGCTGCCCCGCCTGCATGCTGCAAATCACCGACATGCTGTCCCAGGCCGGGATGCGGATCACGGTGAAACATGCAGTGGAGATTTACGCCGAGGCCCTAAAAAAGTAACACCCCCATGAAAAACCGTGAAAGGCAGGGTCAGAGGCCGCCCTGCCTTTTCTCCTCTTTACCAACCACCTTCCGATCGTCATGTTTCCATGGCTGCTTGCGGCTACGAAAAAATATGGGGCAAGGACTGGCAGCAGGCTGCTCACGCTCTTAACTTAAGGGCAAATCCGTGAACGCTGGGCCCGCAGTTATCTGCAGGGCATAACCGGTGCAGCCATAGGGCTCGGAGAACGACATTTTAATGGTTGCAGTTTCGAAGGAGTGTGGCATGCCCCTGGACCCGATACAGGTGGTTATTTATGATGCTCCCGCGGCCAAGGGCACAAGCTGCGCCTGCGGTTGTGGCGGCCACCACCAGCATGGCGAAGCGGACGACCCCTTGGCCGGGGTCAGCATGGAGATGCAAGCCAGGGCCCTGGCCATGACCCTGGACACCGCGTTCCCCGGCAAAGTGCAGGTGGAGTACATCAATGTATTGAATGACGTTAGGGGGCCGAGCCTGCCTCAAACGGCGCTGCTCTGCTCCCTGTCCTACCCCAGCCCGCTGATCTATATCAACGGTGAGGGACGCTTCGCCGGAGCCCTCCTCCCGGAGCGCATCCGGGATGAAGTAGAAAAGATCCTGGCGGGGCAATAAAGATACGGCGCAAACTGCCCACGCCAGGGGCGGCATCTCTATGAAATCCAGTACTTATCCGGCCTTCCTCCGGCCTTAGCCTGACCGCGACTTTTTGGACCGGCGCGCCCCTTGGGCACGATGGAGGATGGTTTCCTCATTAGACTCACGTCTCCTGCGTTGTAATTCGGCGAGCGCAGAGCTATGATTCTCCATCTGGTATTCCACCTGAAAGCGAGGCGATTTTTGGGGCGCCTCTTGCGAGAGTTGCCATGTGGCTTGGCGCCATAGTTCAGCCCTGAGCATGCACTC
This sequence is a window from Desulfobaccales bacterium. Protein-coding genes within it:
- a CDS encoding acetyl-CoA hydrolase/transferase C-terminal domain-containing protein, yielding MYLKEYQRKLTTPEQAMEPVPNAATIVHGMASGEPPALLAALAQRVRQGGLRDLKVYSLLPMKNAGTTILSPDLAGLIQPHCWFVSGADRDQVRAGTHVFVPNQFHQIPRLIRDFMHVDVTVTTVSPMDKAGFFSFGTVNDYITTAALHCKRLVVEVNRHMPRVFGESLLHVSEVDAIVEYDTPLVELIPNPPKPEAEIIGRHIAEMVPDGATIQLGLGGIPNAVCHYLEGHKDLGIHSELMCPGMVHLIKKGVITGRKKNLHNRKHVFTNAIGDREMYEFMNDNPSMESYPVSHTNNPRVIAANNNMISINSTIEVDLLGQCNSEYMGGFEFSGTGGQLDYVRGAFDSKGGKSIIAFYSTAHNGEVSRVVPRFAPGTVVTTPRMDTHYLVTEYGAVNLMGKSTCERALEIVKLAHPKFRDSLMEEARKMCLA
- a CDS encoding DUF5132 domain-containing protein; amino-acid sequence: MALMDDGLKGAVPSILVVLGVAMAAPIVLPAVAAVSRPLAKTLIKGYLVLADTIKEFAAEAGEQVCDLMAEVKAERAATVDAADAATKAKTAG
- a CDS encoding PhoH family protein, translated to MRKTYILDTNVLLHDPDSLFSFEDNAIVLTLSVVEELDRIKRRSDEVGRNAREVSRKLDELRLLGRLSEGVELINGGSLRIEINGHNSHNPLNGIDLTSVDNRILALAYSLGKNGDNPVILVTKDLNLRIKADVLGVTCEDFYSDKVDYHQLYSGVRELYLAPADIDRFYQEGSLDYDQAELHPHQFCILKLSESSSKSALARYCNRRLHKLSHDGKAVYGIKALNKEQKFALDLLLDDNVQVVTLVGRAGTGKTIMALAAGLEKVLEGGGRYNRILITRPIVPLGNDLGYLPGDKEDKIRPWMQPIYDNLEYLCNEHIQPNGCIDYLIANGKIELEALTYIRGRSIPKQFIICDESQNLSPHVIKTILTRVGRGSKIIFTGDPEQIDHPYLDASSNGLSYLVEKIKEEEISGHITLLKGERSGIAELGAKLL
- a CDS encoding lactate permease LctP family transporter, with the translated sequence MTWLQNYNPLGNLGISALVAAIPLFILLYMLGIRRSKGHHAAFFGTSAAILLAIIIWGMPVQLAVMATLNGMLFGLFPIVWIVITAIWVYNMSVESGEFEIIKNSLACITDDRRLQALFIAFAFGSFIEGTAGFGTPVAITAAMLVGLGFQPVYAAGVCLIANTAPVAFGAIGIPIVVAAGVTGLDMMHISKIVGRQLPLLSVIVPLWLVVTMSGWKSAMEVLPAIIVTGLCFAVSQFVVSNFVGPYLPDIISAIVTIAGLGLFLRFWKPPTIWRFSGVAPTEQITCRFSTGEVIRAWVPYGILAIMVFLWGLDSIKVFLKPFGTTFDWPLLHKLVIKTAPIVAKDVPYPAVFNVNIGTAAGTAIFIAGLLSILVLPNYGFGKAFACLGRTIKTLKWAILTISMILGLAYIMNYSAMSSTLGLAFTATGVLFPLFSPILGWLGVFLTGSDTSSNALFGSLQKTTAQQIGVDPNLMVAANSSGGVTGKMISPQSISVATAATGLVGEEGTIFRFTLKHSIAMVLVISVITLLQAYWFKFMLP
- a CDS encoding PPC domain-containing DNA-binding protein, whose protein sequence is MNITVTPGRKIIGRLAKGEDLLAALENCAREHGITLGEVQAIGAVTKARVGYYNQTERKYYFLDLARPLEILSLTGNISLKDGKPMVHAHVTLSDHDGLALGGHLAEGTLAFACEFAIQEYKSATPLVRQMDDPTGLFLWPYK
- a CDS encoding PadR family transcriptional regulator; its protein translation is MNYHDQIYQAFWQGMVRLVILHQASQGPIYGGKLSKFLREQGYAISPGSLYPLLHLLEKASFLTSRLKVYRGRVRKYYEITLEGRACLDLVRREVRDLAKEVILGEDTTPHSPPVPSLPKTEDAD